The genomic DNA ATGTAGAAATTGCCACACGTGATGACAGAATTAGTGGTAAATCACTGTAAAATTAGGAGCATGCATGgtaaatgatgaaaataagaGGGGTTTATGGTGCTATAGTCTGATAGTGTATGCTCAAAGGAGCAGGAGTCATttcacagaagccaagagaaatgGTCTTGAAGTGGCAGAGGCTCCAGAAAGATACCCTCTTCACCTTCTGACCCTGTGTTAGTGGAAAATGAGAATTTAAGTGTCTGTATgtgagagagcagaggggaaTCAGAGTTCTCAGTGAACAGTCAGGTTGAAGTTAAAGCAAGAAAGACAAGAATGCATTCAAGGAAGACGCTTAGAATACAGAGCATCTTGCTGATAATGGAGCAGGAGTTTCAGGGGACAATTGGGAATGACTGTGGTGTCAGAGGAGGCTAGTATTTGGGTCAGATGTGTAGGCCAAATTGTGGAAAAAGCCCAGATGACTAAGGACAACCTGTAACGTGTGGACTTCCTGCCCAGACTCAGATTGACGGGGTTGTGGGGCAGGAAAGAATTGCTTGGAATCGTCTCTTGAGGAAAAGTGATTCATCAGATTTAGTTCAAACCTCTTTCCAGACTCTGCGCTCTATCCATGTCCTCATCCCCGTGGGGGCAGCAGTTTCATTTTGTACTCACCactctgccttttatttcttccctttcagcactcaaaaatttacatcttttaaCGTTTATTTTACACTTAGAAGGCTTTAGCTTGTTGCCTGTCCTATCACAATTTAATTTTCCTGTCCTTCAGTCCTTTATTTTAAGCCATCTTTTGTTGCCTGAAGTTGTTCGCACATTTTGTTGCTGTAATTGTTATAGTCTTAATGAAAGATGAGTGGGTAATAATTTTATTGAGTTCttgcatatgtaaatatgtatttctgtCACCACTTAAAAGGGAATGATGTCAATAGAATGAAAAGactaggagaaaatttttgcaaaagacatatctgataattGTTatccaagatatacaaagaactcttaatttcaacaataagaaaacaacaagatTAAAAAATGACCCAAATACCTTagcagacatctcaccaaagaagataagaTGCAGATGGtgaagaaacatgaagaaatgctctatatcatatgtcatcagggaaatgtaaatgaaaacattaatttaataCCACTACATACCCTGTTTGACAAGGTGCTGTcaagtggattccaactcctagcgagtACAGAAGAGCAGAACCCTGCTGGGccttttttttccatcctttcacctcacggcactgtatcagacaatgctctgctgctacaCATACAGTTTTCATGGACGATTCTTTTGGAAGTAGGTGactaggtccttcttcccagtttGTCTTAATTTGGAAGCTCCCATGAAccttgtccaccatgggtgaccctgctggtatttgaaatacctgtgCCATAGcattcagcatcacagcaacatcaAGTTTCCAAATATGACAGCCAACAGGcagtgatgtggttccctgactgggaaatgaacctgggacCGCtgtggtgagagcgctgaatcttaaccactagaccaccaggggtGGGCacacatctgttaaaatggccaaaatccacaacaatgaaaacaccaaatgcttgttcaaatatggaacaacaaaacctctcgttcattgctggtggggatgcaaaatgatATAGGCACTTtagaagatagtttggcagtaccttacaaaactaaacatacttttaccataagATCTAGCAATAATGCATCTTGGTATTTACCCATAGGCATcaaaaatatgtccacacaaaacctgaaTACAAATGTTTATCATAGTTtgattcataattaccaaaagctgaaagcaaacaagatgtccttcagtatcTGAATGGATAAACTTTGGTAcatacaaacaatggaatattattcaatttcaaaaagaaataactattaaaccatgaaaagacctagagaaaacttaaatgcatattactaagtgaaagaaacccatctgaaaaggctatatactataTGGTTCCAATGACATTCTGACCCATTTTTGCCACCTGGAGGTAGGTTTGCAGTGATATATAATTGATATGTACTATTTggtatttctttttatagctttttctgtttttttacaCCTatgaatagaaagagaaattaactaATGGAATAATTTGGAGgatcaaaatgcaaaataatcttGGTTGGTTGGTGTGATGTATGAAAATCAATAATAACAATTAGCAGAGCTAAATATATACACTTTcacttaagtttaaaaaaaaagagcaatgggTGTGGAAACTTTGTAACCAGTTTTTAGGAAAAAGGTCTTGGGAAATTAGTCAAATAAAAGACTACGGTGATAGATAATTTTAGAAacagatagtggtgatgtttTCACAACATTTCAAATgtagttaatgccactgaactgtacacttaaatatCGCTAAAATGGCAGATCttgtgttacatatattttaccccaataaaaaaattagagtgAAACCACAGATATTTTGCATCTTAAAAGCAAATTTGATTCTTGAAAACCAAGTGAAATCCAATATACTGGTCTGAACAAATATTGTGTCATATGTTCTTTATTTCAGGATATAATATCACACTCTAGATTAAGGCAGAATTGGAGTTGAAAGACCTACCATTGCTGTTATTTAAGAAAGAGTTGAAGAAACCATTTGTGATTATCCAGGAGGAAATGATGTTGTTCTACAAATATCTGGAGTATTGTTGTgtagaaagaggaaaaggcatTCTCCATTCAGTTCCACAAGGTAAAAGTAGACTTAATCACTGGAATTCATCTATCTATTCATTCCACAAACCAGGTCTGCTTGATGAAGCTCTGGGTCATTCCTTTATACATTGAACAggctaataaaattaaaaatgggaagatgAAGTCTAAACACCACTGGATAACTGAGAGAGATGATGATCAAAGAAGAGGCCCTCTCATGGATAACTGACACATAAGTTATCAGGTATGGGCCTACATAAGGAAATTCATCAATTATGTGGAGGAAAATGTTATTCAGATGCAAGGATCTGACCATAATAGTCTTCTTTAGTGTGAGTGTGGAAGTCCCATATATACTTATCTGATCTCCTTTTTGGTGTTGATCTTAGATAGCAAGAAGTTCTTACAGTCTTTATCCTTTATCTCTGAATTTCTCTGAAACTTTCTGGAGAGCAGCCATAACTTCCTTATTCCTCAAGCTGTAGATCAATGGGTTCAACATAGGTGCCACCACAGAATAGAATAGAGCAAccatcttctcttcttccattgAGGAGGCTGACTGTGGCCTCAGGTAGGTGAATATGGCTGCGCCAAAGCACATACAAACCACAGTGAGGTGGGAGGCACAAGTCCCAAATGCTTTGCGGCGTCCCTGAGTAGAGTGAATGCGCAGAATGGCAGCAACGATACGACCGTAGGAGAAGAGGACCAGAGAACAGGGAAGCATGATCAGCAGAAATCCTGAGATGGCCACCATGACCTTGTTGAAGGAGATGTCCACACAGGCTAGCCGTAGCACTGCTAGGGTCTCACAGGCAAAGTGATTGATAACTTTGTGACACAGAGGAAGCCGGAAGGTGATGATTGTTTCCATTAGTGAATTCATGAAACCAGCCACCAAGCAGCCGGCAGCCAGCCCCAGGCACAGTCCTCCATGCATGATGGCTGCATAGTGAAGTGGGTGGCACAccgccacatagcggtcataggccatggctCCCAGCAAGAAGAACTCAGACCCACCCAATGCCAGGGACACGTAGAACTGGAGCACACAACTGTGGAATGGGATGGACTTCTGAGCTGAGAGAAAGTGGGCCAGCATTTGTGGGGCAAAGCTGTTTGAATAGCAAAGGTCCACAAAGGATAAAACActaaggaagaagtacatgggggtaTGAAGCCTGCTGTCCAGTCTGATCAGGGCAAGAATGAGGACATTTCCCACAGTAGTCACCACGTACATGGCCAGGATCAGGACAAAGAGGGAGACCTGAGTCCCCCAGTCACTGGACAGCCCCAGCAGAATGAACTCTCTCACCCATatctgggttttattttcctgGTCCATGAGTTTCTGAGGAGCAAATTAAAGATGTCAAAATAGCAAATTATGTAAACTCGGGATTGGAAGGGTGGCTTTTGGACCATATGGAGAATCTATCCATCTGAGCTTAAAGTTCTCCTAGAACACCTCAGCCAAATCATCAGCCAAAACTCTGCTTGAACATATCCATAGATGAAGAACTCAGTGAGACCCGGATGTGCAGCTGGAAATCAAGGCGAAAAGAAGCTACATTCTTGGAATTCAATGTATTGGAACATAATTTCTTCTCCTAAACATCAGCTCTTAAATGAGGGAAGGAAATTAATGAAGTATTTAGACTTAACATCCTGCTCAATTTAGTACTTATTATAGGGGTTAATTCCTGTCTTTCTGGTGAGAAAGTTTTTGGGCCACATGAAAGACATTTGTCTGAATTCTGCATGATGTTCATCACCATTTACCCTCTTTTGGTTTACTAGGTGTCTCAGACACAACTCTACTCACTCCCCAGTGGAATGTATCCATGAAACTCTGAATGTTGTAAATAATATTCTTATACTTTTTATTACTAAGTGATTTGGAATTTCTTTTCCGTAGCTTGTCCTTTTATTTCGAGAGTGTCGAGTGGGAGGCTTCCTCTCCACCTACCTCTCACATCAGTGGTCCCGTTGGGTGAGATCAACCCAAGATGACCAACTTCAAGAATCAGGTGTTGCATGAATAGAAGGTATAGACAGCTGCTAAAATTCATCCCTTATGCCCCCCAAGGGGAATTTAATGAAGGGCTTCATCATGTCAGGTTATTACTTAATAATGATGCTTTCTGAAGGAAGGGATAACTCATTCATTTCCCAGTATAACATTGAGCAGTCCTCGCCAGCGAAGGTAGAAGGATAGAAGATCAAGTCTTAATTATAGAATGTGATGACATAGGCAGTAGTAGTTTCTTATTCCCAAAATGAAGTTTCTTTTATGTTTGCTCTcttatggaaggaaagaaatgctcCACAGCTAAAGTATGCAGATGGGAGCCTGAGGATAGTACATGAAACATCATGTGACAGTACATGAAAGATCATTATTCCAATGGCTTCTATACTATCCATGCTGTAACTTTATATGGACAACAGACTACAACTGCATTGATCGAAAGCTTCCCATGTCAGCCTAAGAACTTTTAGAATGATTGTTACAGACTGTGCCACTTATAACACAGGCAGTTGGGGGATTTAAGACTATAGTTCATTATCGTAAAGATAGCAATATTCAGACAGTTACTCATAAAATATTCAGGATTTAGTATTGATTTGACAAGGTCCAAAATACTGaggaatttattaaaaagagagCTTTCAGAAATTAGTGTCACACAGAAATTAGTGGAAATGATCTATGTCAGATACCCAATTCAAGGCCTCCCCTGGAAGCTTTTAGTTATCCACACCAAAACTGGAACAAGCTACTCAGCtacaaaattggaaaaaaaaaatacacaatgctTAAAGATGTAAGATTCTTCACTGTGTAAAAAGAATTCGAAATCTCCATGACAAAGAGTTAGTTTATAGTCAAGAatgatatttttccaaatgttcaAAATCAGCAGTTTGTTTAGCTTATGACTAAAAATCAATAGCACAGTCTTCAGTCTTTTGTATTCCCttccttgttattttcttttgcattataGCTATTTGtacattaatttctttttgttctgccaCATTTGatattggaataaaaaatattgtcattatGCTGGTTGGAAAACTTCTTCATCTTGAAAACCCTGATAAAAATATGGACTGGTAATGTTTACAGTGCTCCCATTTGCCTACGTGAATGTACTTCTGACACGCCAACGTTTTTAGAGATTCACCAAAATCTAAAGAGAACACACTGCAAAATACAGCTAAATGCAGCATCCATCCTTCTGCAGCCAACTGCTATGTTCCCAAGATATGGCTTCCTACACTCGTAGTTTCCAGAACATTTGCATTGAGGGCGTCATTAGGGTCATTTTTATAGGCAGGGAAGTTTTCTGGAAAATTCATTATAACTATTCTCTCTAGGGATGctattttaaatctaaatatctgaatatttgaTCTGTTTCCTCCACGT from Equus quagga isolate Etosha38 chromosome 8, UCLA_HA_Equagga_1.0, whole genome shotgun sequence includes the following:
- the LOC124243409 gene encoding olfactory receptor-like protein OLF3, which codes for MDQENKTQIWVREFILLGLSSDWGTQVSLFVLILAMYVVTTVGNVLILALIRLDSRLHTPMYFFLSVLSFVDLCYSNSFAPQMLAHFLSAQKSIPFHSCVLQFYVSLALGGSEFFLLGAMAYDRYVAVCHPLHYAAIMHGGLCLGLAAGCLVAGFMNSLMETIITFRLPLCHKVINHFACETLAVLRLACVDISFNKVMVAISGFLLIMLPCSLVLFSYGRIVAAILRIHSTQGRRKAFGTCASHLTVVCMCFGAAIFTYLRPQSASSMEEEKMVALFYSVVAPMLNPLIYSLRNKEVMAALQKVSEKFRDKG